The nucleotide window AGCGTCATCGCCGAACTCCGCGGAGCCCTGACCGCCCAGTCCGAGCTGCTCAACCTCGCAGCCAGCCGCCAACCGGACTCCGATGTCGAACATGCGGAGATCGTGCGCGCGATCGAAGCCGGTGACAGCGCGCGGGCCCGCGACGCCATGGCCGACCACCTCGCGCAGGTTGCCGTCGCCGTCACCGACCTTGCTGCCCCGCCGTTCGACTGACTGAACCGTCCTTCGCCATCGCCGGCAGGCTCCCGCTTCGCCCCAGTCCGCACCCGCTCCCGCCCGAAACCCAGGAAGACGATGACTCACTCTGCCTCAGCCCTGGCCTCCGTGCCGCTCGTCGAGGTCACCCGCGGCGACCTCGTCGAAGGCGTGCACTTCGGTGCCTTCGCCGTCTGCGACACCGACGGCCGCCGCCTCGTCTCCGCCGGTGACGTCGAGGCGCCCTTCTACCCGCGTTCGACCCTCAAACCTCTCCAGCTGCTCGCGATGCTGCGTCTCGGCCTCGAACTGCCGGACGACCTCCTCGCCCTCGCCGCGGCCAGCCACTCGGGAGCGCTCGAACACATCGCCGGGGCCCGCCGCATCCTCTCCCTCTATGAACTCGACGAATCCGCCCTCGGCAATGCCGTCGACCTTCCCTACGGCACCGTCGAACGCGAAGCTCACCTCGCCGCGGGCGGCACGCGCAGCCGACTGGCACAGAACTGCTCGGGCAAGCACGCTGCCATGGTCGCCACCTGCCAGGTCAACGGCTGGGACCTCACGGACTACCTCGACCCGACCCACCCTCTGCAGCAGCACATCAGCGCCACCATCACCGAACTCACCGGGGACACACCCCAGACCACCTCGACCGACGGGTGCGGCACCCCGCTGCCGGCGATCTCATTGACCGGCATGGCCCGCGCCTTCGCCCGCCTGTCCGCAGCCCCGGCGGGCACGAGCGCGGCCCGGGTCGCCGCTGCCATGCGCGCTCACCCGGACATGGTCGCAGGCGAACACTGCGACGTCACCGCACTCATG belongs to Brevibacterium spongiae and includes:
- a CDS encoding asparaginase codes for the protein MTHSASALASVPLVEVTRGDLVEGVHFGAFAVCDTDGRRLVSAGDVEAPFYPRSTLKPLQLLAMLRLGLELPDDLLALAAASHSGALEHIAGARRILSLYELDESALGNAVDLPYGTVEREAHLAAGGTRSRLAQNCSGKHAAMVATCQVNGWDLTDYLDPTHPLQQHISATITELTGDTPQTTSTDGCGTPLPAISLTGMARAFARLSAAPAGTSAARVAAAMRAHPDMVAGEHCDVTALMRAVPGLIAKDGAEAVQLLGVSGLGIAIKIADGSDRARLPIATRILASLPIPTGTAGDILSPPILGGGREVGGLHVTREVEDRLGEWERARPVAS